From the genome of Bradyrhizobium elkanii USDA 76, one region includes:
- a CDS encoding glycosyl hydrolase has product MAGRVRDWGQRALIALVLSALLPLAYKWPLQWAGLTAYDALNASRVNAVIPPTLFGMTINAIGQSQSKSQPWPELKFDGVRLWGAIYWAQINPAPGIYNWARFDAILAAAEREHVEIVLNLAYTPRWAASVKDAPPAFTPGASSPPADLASWDDWVRAAVTRAAGRIKYWEIWNEPEDPKYYSGNIATMVQLQKRAYEIIKASDPTLTVLTPPSNGTPDGYRWQEAFMAQGGGQYADVFAFHGYTSEPEAVLGIIARFKKILAAHDLSARPIWDTEAGWSSYEDNPDGCLARAYILKWISGVDRFYWYEFAGGGSDFGKLWDPVRGLLPSGIAYRTIQSWLVGASVVAAGRTSPSTWRVELRMPDGRNGLILWTTKGRSVYRVDPHFSLYQGLDGGEGPVASGEVEISPKPVLLLE; this is encoded by the coding sequence ATGGCAGGCAGAGTGAGGGATTGGGGCCAAAGGGCATTGATTGCGCTGGTTTTGAGCGCGCTGCTGCCGCTGGCCTACAAATGGCCGCTGCAGTGGGCTGGTTTGACGGCATACGATGCGCTCAATGCGAGCCGCGTGAATGCGGTGATCCCGCCGACGCTTTTCGGCATGACGATCAACGCGATCGGGCAGTCGCAGTCAAAGTCGCAGCCCTGGCCCGAGCTCAAATTCGACGGCGTTCGGCTGTGGGGCGCGATCTACTGGGCGCAGATCAATCCGGCGCCCGGCATCTACAATTGGGCGCGCTTCGACGCCATCCTTGCCGCGGCGGAGCGCGAGCACGTCGAGATCGTCCTCAATCTCGCCTATACGCCGCGATGGGCCGCGTCGGTGAAGGATGCGCCGCCGGCGTTCACGCCGGGCGCAAGCTCACCGCCGGCCGATCTCGCGTCATGGGACGACTGGGTGCGTGCGGCGGTCACGCGTGCCGCCGGCCGCATCAAATACTGGGAAATCTGGAACGAGCCCGAGGATCCCAAATATTACTCGGGCAATATCGCGACTATGGTCCAGCTGCAGAAGCGGGCCTACGAGATCATTAAAGCCAGCGATCCCACGCTGACCGTGCTGACGCCGCCGTCCAATGGCACGCCGGACGGGTATCGCTGGCAAGAAGCCTTCATGGCGCAAGGTGGCGGACAATATGCCGATGTGTTCGCCTTCCACGGCTACACGAGCGAACCCGAGGCGGTGCTCGGAATCATTGCGCGCTTCAAGAAAATCCTCGCCGCGCACGACCTGTCCGCGAGGCCGATCTGGGACACCGAGGCCGGCTGGTCCTCCTATGAGGACAATCCCGACGGGTGTCTGGCGCGCGCATACATCCTGAAATGGATCAGCGGTGTCGACCGCTTCTATTGGTACGAGTTTGCCGGAGGCGGCAGCGACTTTGGAAAATTATGGGACCCGGTGCGCGGGCTGCTGCCGAGCGGAATTGCCTACCGCACGATCCAGTCCTGGCTGGTCGGTGCAAGCGTCGTGGCGGCAGGCAGGACGTCGCCGTCGACCTGGCGCGTCGAGCTTCGCATGCCGGATGGCCGCAACGGTCTGATCCTCTGGACCACCAAGGGCCGGTCCGTTTATCGGGTCGACCCGCATTTTAGCCTCTACCAGGGCCTCGACGGCGGCGAAGGGCCTGTCGCCAGCGGCGAGGTCGAGATCTCGCCAAAACCGGTCCTGTTGCTGGAATGA
- a CDS encoding class I SAM-dependent methyltransferase: MATMGQTRERPEIRFHDEISSGWETLHQSRTFKARTAAMFGLVGNADLNGQRWLDAGCGTGTLSRLLAARGCDVTGVDASSEMIAAARSHLADGTLAGRLTFQQIPTIASLPFPDRSFDGALCASVLEYVPDVAQCLAEIHRVLRPRGLLLLSIPNRDSLLRRGYKLAHAASSRVSARPLFRYLAFSKFDTSPAAMQGLLRQHGLTMLGSSFAGSPLPPALDRQPAVGTLINILARRDD; this comes from the coding sequence ATGGCCACCATGGGCCAGACCCGCGAGCGACCCGAAATCCGCTTTCACGACGAGATTTCGTCGGGATGGGAGACGCTGCATCAGAGCCGTACCTTCAAGGCGCGGACGGCCGCGATGTTCGGTCTGGTCGGCAATGCGGACCTCAACGGGCAGCGCTGGCTCGACGCCGGGTGCGGCACCGGAACGCTGTCCCGCCTGCTCGCCGCGCGCGGCTGCGACGTCACCGGCGTCGACGCCTCATCGGAGATGATTGCGGCGGCTCGCAGCCACCTCGCCGACGGCACGCTCGCCGGGCGCCTCACATTCCAGCAGATCCCGACCATCGCTAGCCTGCCGTTTCCCGATCGATCCTTCGACGGCGCGCTGTGCGCGAGCGTGCTGGAATATGTTCCCGACGTGGCGCAGTGCCTCGCCGAGATTCATCGTGTGCTCAGGCCTCGCGGGCTGCTGCTGCTCTCGATCCCCAATCGAGACTCGCTGCTGCGCCGGGGCTACAAGCTCGCGCATGCGGCCTCTTCACGCGTGTCGGCGCGGCCGCTGTTTCGCTATCTCGCGTTCTCCAAATTCGACACCTCGCCGGCGGCCATGCAGGGTCTGCTCCGACAACACGGCCTCACGATGCTGGGGAGCAGCTTTGCCGGTTCCCCGCTCCCCCCGGCGCTCGATCGCCAACCCGCAGTGGGCACGCTGATCAACATCCTGGCCCGGCGCGACGATTGA
- a CDS encoding glycosyltransferase, translated as MKILVAHNRYQGRGGEDVVFEAEVDLLRAAGHSVETLTVSNETINSLPARITTTLSIADNAEGKRVVAEAIDRFRPDVVHVHNFFPLLSPAVFDLCRQKRVPAVVTLHNYRTICTGGMLLRDGRICHKCLDRGHRWGVVHRCYRGSLPGSIASAYMIEQHQRRGTWTRPGLRLIALTQFAKTLFAQAGFDADRIDVKPNFIADPGAPDWAAARSGLLYVGRLSREKGVGVLLDAVAGTGMPLRIVGEGPERLALEARAPGHVAFLGGLSRGEVLREMANAEALVVPSLWYEGFPMVVVEAFARGTPVIASGIGGLAEVVTAGKTGALVPPGDAAALGKRIGEVLGAAGLTAAWGRAARAAYLEHYAPDENRRMLEAIYARAARG; from the coding sequence ATGAAGATCCTGGTCGCCCACAACAGGTATCAGGGACGCGGCGGCGAGGACGTCGTGTTTGAAGCGGAAGTGGACCTGCTGCGCGCCGCAGGACACAGCGTTGAAACGCTCACGGTCAGCAACGAGACGATCAATTCGCTCCCCGCACGCATCACGACCACGCTGTCGATCGCCGATAATGCGGAGGGAAAGCGGGTCGTGGCGGAGGCGATCGACCGCTTTCGCCCCGACGTCGTGCACGTCCACAATTTCTTCCCGCTGCTGTCGCCCGCCGTGTTCGATCTCTGCCGGCAAAAGCGCGTGCCCGCGGTGGTGACGCTGCACAATTATCGCACCATCTGCACCGGCGGCATGCTGCTGCGCGACGGCCGCATCTGCCACAAGTGCCTGGACCGTGGACATCGCTGGGGCGTCGTGCACCGCTGCTACCGCGGATCGCTTCCGGGCTCGATCGCTTCGGCCTACATGATCGAGCAGCACCAGCGCCGCGGCACCTGGACGCGTCCCGGGCTGCGCCTGATCGCGCTGACGCAGTTTGCCAAAACCCTGTTCGCGCAGGCCGGCTTCGACGCCGACCGGATCGACGTGAAGCCGAACTTCATCGCCGATCCGGGGGCGCCCGATTGGGCGGCGGCGCGCAGCGGGCTGCTTTACGTTGGACGGCTGAGCCGCGAGAAGGGCGTCGGCGTGCTGCTCGATGCCGTTGCCGGGACCGGCATGCCCTTGCGGATCGTGGGCGAGGGGCCTGAGCGCCTCGCGCTCGAGGCTCGGGCGCCCGGCCATGTCGCGTTCCTGGGCGGGCTCTCGCGCGGTGAGGTGCTGCGGGAAATGGCGAATGCCGAGGCATTGGTGGTGCCGTCGCTGTGGTACGAGGGATTTCCGATGGTCGTGGTCGAAGCCTTCGCGCGAGGCACGCCGGTGATCGCCTCCGGGATCGGCGGACTTGCCGAGGTGGTGACCGCCGGCAAGACCGGCGCGCTGGTGCCGCCGGGCGACGCGGCCGCGCTCGGAAAGCGGATCGGTGAGGTTCTCGGCGCCGCCGGCCTGACCGCCGCATGGGGACGGG
- a CDS encoding class I SAM-dependent methyltransferase, with protein MLGAIQARFSNAARQRRGEFLVRTVNLPLDAKILDLGGGTGRHIRAILPRHTDITVCDISADDLKAARERFGFKTVLLQETERLPFDDQAFDFCFCSSVIEHVTGPKQDVVAIESDATFLNIAREHQNRFAGEISRVAKSFYVQTPYRYFPIESHTWLPGIIVLLPRRLQIALINIFNRFWFKRTAPDWHLFDWREMTETFPDAKIYRERYLGMTKSLMAIKA; from the coding sequence TTGCTGGGTGCGATCCAAGCCCGATTTTCCAATGCGGCACGCCAGCGGCGCGGCGAATTCCTCGTCCGCACCGTAAACCTGCCGCTCGACGCGAAGATCCTCGATCTCGGCGGCGGCACCGGCCGGCACATTCGCGCGATCCTGCCCCGCCATACCGACATCACGGTTTGCGACATATCGGCCGACGATTTGAAGGCCGCGCGCGAGCGCTTCGGCTTCAAGACCGTTCTGCTGCAGGAGACCGAGCGCCTGCCGTTCGACGATCAGGCGTTCGACTTCTGCTTCTGCTCGTCGGTGATCGAACACGTCACCGGACCAAAGCAGGATGTCGTCGCGATCGAGAGCGACGCAACGTTCCTGAATATCGCGCGCGAGCACCAGAACCGCTTTGCGGGCGAGATCTCGCGGGTCGCGAAGTCCTTCTACGTGCAGACGCCGTACCGGTATTTTCCGATCGAGAGCCATACCTGGCTGCCGGGCATCATCGTTCTGCTGCCGAGGCGGCTGCAGATCGCGCTGATCAATATATTCAATCGCTTCTGGTTCAAGCGGACCGCGCCCGACTGGCACCTGTTCGACTGGCGCGAGATGACGGAAACATTTCCCGACGCGAAGATCTATCGCGAACGCTATCTCGGCATGACCAAGTCGCTGATGGCGATCAAGGCCTGA
- a CDS encoding heparinase II/III family protein has product MNPAWYLRRLQRMEPSELAGRVNDQVLHLLWRITPPDIARRAGAKLAPGPRQPRLKPLPLPAHAPGQAAERLIQSADRILAGQWRIFARDHGALGERPDWFVDIRSGKRAPAGVHAFAVPYRDESAVGNIKYIWEPSRHHHLTVLATAYYLTSDERYARRAAEHLVSWWRENPFPRGPHWISGIELGVRLISWAWVRQLLQNWPGAAALFENNDLFLTQLYAHQYWLSQFPSRGSSANNHLIAEAAGQFVAACVFPFFQDSARWREQSAGTLAHEAVAQTLACGSNSELATDYHGFVLELLLAAAVQGQSSGHPLGDAVWTTMCRMSDVIAAMLDDRGHPPRQGDGDDGIGLLLDDHAGNRWLGLLATGARLFGELPWWPKSPEPDLRTLVLTEGNEARAIAGRPKHRPHLLEGAGQAFLIDSERAVWCRCDHGPHGFGRIAAHAHADALSLECRIGGVEIFADPGTYCYHGDPRWRAYFRSTLAHNTLCLFARDQSVSGGPFLWTRHAQTRLVAASGLDDRDADASWVAEHSGYRGEAGVVHRRSVQLQRQAARLVVTDVVLADEGLAVQASLSWHLGPDVECRLEGHRAQLAWPGGRGELDLPAALSWMPHRGDETMPAGWYSPSFDLKVPSATLIGSGTLAGGQSLVTELRWFSDPARS; this is encoded by the coding sequence ATGAATCCGGCCTGGTATCTGCGCAGGCTGCAGCGCATGGAGCCGTCCGAGCTTGCCGGACGGGTGAACGACCAGGTGCTGCATCTGCTCTGGCGGATCACTCCGCCCGATATCGCACGGCGCGCCGGCGCCAAGCTCGCTCCCGGCCCGCGGCAGCCGCGCCTGAAGCCGCTGCCTTTGCCCGCCCACGCCCCGGGACAGGCCGCCGAACGGCTGATCCAGAGCGCCGACCGGATTCTCGCCGGGCAGTGGCGGATTTTCGCCAGGGATCATGGGGCCCTCGGCGAACGGCCCGACTGGTTCGTCGATATCAGAAGCGGGAAGCGGGCGCCGGCCGGCGTGCACGCATTCGCGGTTCCCTATCGTGACGAAAGCGCGGTCGGAAACATCAAATACATCTGGGAGCCGTCGCGTCACCACCATCTCACGGTGCTCGCGACCGCGTATTACCTGACCTCCGACGAGCGCTACGCCAGGCGCGCGGCCGAGCATCTGGTGAGCTGGTGGCGCGAAAATCCGTTCCCGCGCGGCCCGCACTGGATCAGCGGCATCGAGCTTGGCGTGCGGCTGATCTCGTGGGCCTGGGTGCGCCAGCTGCTGCAGAATTGGCCCGGCGCTGCTGCGTTGTTCGAAAACAACGATCTGTTCCTGACGCAGCTCTATGCGCATCAATACTGGCTGTCGCAGTTCCCAAGCCGTGGCTCCTCGGCCAACAACCACCTCATCGCGGAGGCTGCCGGGCAGTTCGTGGCGGCTTGCGTGTTTCCGTTCTTCCAGGACAGTGCGCGATGGCGTGAGCAATCGGCCGGCACGCTGGCACACGAAGCCGTTGCGCAGACGCTTGCCTGCGGCAGCAACAGTGAGCTCGCGACCGACTATCACGGCTTTGTTCTCGAACTGCTGCTGGCGGCGGCAGTGCAGGGCCAGTCGTCCGGACATCCGCTTGGCGATGCGGTCTGGACCACGATGTGCCGCATGAGCGACGTCATTGCCGCGATGCTGGACGATCGCGGTCATCCGCCGCGGCAGGGCGACGGTGACGACGGCATCGGCCTGTTGCTCGACGATCACGCTGGCAATCGCTGGCTCGGCTTGCTCGCCACCGGTGCGCGCCTGTTCGGCGAGCTGCCATGGTGGCCCAAATCGCCGGAGCCCGATCTGCGCACCCTTGTGCTCACCGAAGGCAATGAGGCCCGTGCGATCGCTGGGCGGCCCAAGCACCGCCCGCATTTGCTTGAAGGGGCGGGACAGGCCTTTCTGATCGATTCCGAGCGCGCGGTGTGGTGCCGTTGTGACCACGGCCCGCATGGCTTCGGCCGCATTGCCGCCCACGCCCATGCGGACGCGCTGTCGCTCGAATGCAGGATCGGTGGTGTGGAGATCTTCGCCGACCCCGGCACCTATTGCTACCATGGCGATCCGCGATGGCGGGCCTACTTCCGCTCCACGCTGGCGCACAACACGCTCTGCCTGTTCGCGCGCGACCAGTCGGTGTCGGGCGGGCCGTTTCTCTGGACACGGCATGCGCAGACCCGGCTTGTCGCAGCAAGCGGCCTTGACGATCGCGATGCGGATGCGAGCTGGGTTGCGGAGCATTCGGGATATCGGGGCGAAGCAGGTGTCGTGCATCGCCGCTCGGTGCAATTGCAGCGTCAGGCGGCGCGGCTCGTCGTCACCGATGTCGTGCTTGCCGATGAAGGGCTTGCGGTGCAGGCGAGCCTCAGCTGGCATCTCGGTCCCGACGTCGAATGCAGGCTCGAAGGGCACAGGGCGCAGCTGGCATGGCCGGGCGGGCGCGGCGAGCTCGATCTGCCGGCGGCACTGAGCTGGATGCCGCATCGGGGTGACGAGACCATGCCGGCCGGCTGGTATTCGCCGTCCTTCGATCTCAAGGTGCCCTCAGCGACGCTGATCGGCTCCGGTACGCTCGCGGGCGGCCAAAGCCTGGTGACCGAGCTGCGCTGGTTCTCTGATCCGGCCCGATCATGA
- a CDS encoding bi-domain-containing oxidoreductase, which produces MKQIAQNYKSGELKLIDVPAPRCRPGGVLVRTAFSAVSTGTEMMKFTEGRLSLFGKARARPDQVAKVVSSVRQQGLLATYQKVMNRLDSYTPLGYSLSGTVVEVGEGVGGFSVGQRVCCGGNQYATHAEYNWVPVNLCVPLPDSAALDQAAFTTIASIALQAMRQSEIRFGETACVIGLGLIGQIMVRLLRSAGVVVAGLDRLEARCRQAEAAGAAVCAVASDDAAAEFRARIDQLTAGNGVDCVFITAGSDDPDLASRSAALLRDRGRIVDIGKCTLNLPWNEFYDKELDVRFSRSYGPGRYDPLYEEGGIDYPIGHVRWTEKRNMEAIVGLLADGRLDFSSLISEMVPLEQATSAFERMSRGEVGLGMVFAYPDAAPRAMQMIYRPAVASRSGRVRLGVIGAGNYASSMLLPQLASNQRVDLVEVATNTGLSGTTAVRKFGFARASTDAASVLGADDIDAVLIATRHASHTDLATQALRAGKAVFVEKPLAIDTNSLDRLEQVIRETGNNRLMVGFNRRFSPLLQGMRATFAPAGPQTLQYRVMAGPLEKSSWYLQAESEGSRFVGEGGHFIDVLCWWLGAGPVRVFASTAGKDVDNLVATFDFADGSVASLSYLTGGDPRVPKEALEISASTGFAAFDNFSGFEVWHAGQRTAKTARLDKGQRPMLDAFIAAVASGAAMPIVLDSLLATTRATLAVQESAAAGMPIDLTAGAAEQGVARASTALR; this is translated from the coding sequence GTGAAGCAGATCGCGCAGAACTATAAGAGCGGCGAACTCAAGCTGATCGATGTGCCGGCGCCGCGCTGCCGCCCCGGCGGGGTTTTGGTGCGCACGGCGTTCTCCGCGGTGTCGACCGGCACCGAGATGATGAAGTTCACCGAAGGCCGCCTGTCGCTGTTCGGCAAGGCGCGCGCGCGACCCGACCAGGTTGCCAAGGTGGTGAGCTCGGTCCGCCAGCAGGGGTTGCTCGCGACCTATCAGAAGGTGATGAACCGCCTCGATTCCTACACGCCGCTCGGCTACTCGCTGTCGGGCACCGTGGTGGAGGTCGGCGAGGGCGTCGGCGGCTTCTCGGTCGGACAGCGCGTCTGCTGCGGCGGCAATCAATATGCAACCCACGCCGAATACAATTGGGTGCCGGTGAACCTTTGCGTGCCGCTGCCGGACAGCGCTGCGCTGGACCAGGCCGCATTCACCACGATCGCCTCGATCGCGCTGCAGGCGATGCGCCAGTCGGAGATCCGCTTCGGCGAGACCGCCTGCGTGATCGGTCTTGGCCTGATCGGGCAGATCATGGTGCGGCTGCTGCGCAGCGCCGGTGTCGTGGTCGCCGGGCTTGACAGGCTGGAGGCGCGATGCCGGCAGGCGGAGGCTGCGGGCGCCGCGGTCTGTGCCGTCGCATCGGATGATGCCGCGGCCGAATTCCGCGCCCGGATCGACCAGCTGACCGCAGGCAACGGCGTCGATTGCGTGTTCATCACCGCGGGCAGCGACGATCCCGATCTCGCATCACGTTCGGCGGCATTGCTGCGCGACCGCGGCCGCATTGTCGATATCGGCAAATGCACGCTGAACCTGCCGTGGAACGAATTCTACGACAAGGAGCTCGACGTGCGCTTCTCGCGCTCCTACGGCCCTGGCCGCTACGATCCGCTCTATGAGGAGGGCGGCATCGATTATCCGATCGGTCATGTGCGCTGGACCGAGAAGCGCAACATGGAAGCGATCGTTGGGTTGCTCGCCGACGGGCGGCTGGATTTCTCCTCGCTGATTTCCGAAATGGTACCGCTGGAGCAGGCGACGTCGGCGTTCGAGCGCATGAGCCGCGGCGAGGTCGGCCTCGGCATGGTGTTCGCCTATCCGGACGCCGCTCCCCGCGCGATGCAGATGATCTATCGTCCGGCGGTTGCCTCGCGCAGCGGCCGGGTGCGGCTCGGCGTCATCGGCGCCGGCAATTATGCCTCCAGCATGCTGTTGCCGCAGCTTGCGAGCAACCAGCGCGTCGATCTCGTCGAGGTCGCCACCAATACCGGCCTGAGCGGCACCACTGCGGTCCGCAAATTCGGCTTCGCGCGCGCCTCGACGGACGCGGCATCGGTGCTCGGCGCCGACGACATCGATGCCGTGCTGATCGCAACGCGCCATGCCTCCCATACCGACCTCGCGACGCAGGCGCTGCGCGCCGGCAAGGCGGTGTTTGTCGAAAAGCCCTTGGCGATCGATACAAACTCGCTCGATCGATTGGAGCAGGTGATCCGGGAAACCGGCAACAACCGGCTGATGGTCGGCTTCAACCGCCGCTTTTCGCCGCTGCTGCAGGGCATGCGCGCGACGTTCGCGCCGGCAGGACCGCAGACCCTGCAATATCGTGTCATGGCCGGGCCGCTGGAGAAGTCATCCTGGTATCTGCAGGCCGAAAGCGAAGGCAGCCGCTTCGTCGGCGAGGGCGGCCATTTCATCGACGTGCTGTGCTGGTGGCTCGGCGCCGGGCCGGTGCGTGTCTTCGCGAGCACGGCGGGCAAGGACGTCGACAATCTGGTCGCCACCTTCGATTTTGCCGACGGTTCGGTCGCAAGCCTCAGCTATCTCACCGGCGGCGATCCGCGGGTGCCGAAGGAAGCGCTCGAGATATCGGCAAGCACGGGTTTTGCCGCCTTCGACAATTTCTCGGGCTTCGAGGTCTGGCACGCCGGACAGCGCACGGCCAAGACAGCGCGGCTCGACAAGGGCCAGCGGCCGATGCTGGATGCCTTCATCGCTGCGGTCGCATCGGGAGCTGCGATGCCGATTGTGCTCGACTCGCTGCTGGCGACCACGCGCGCAACACTTGCCGTCCAGGAAAGCGCGGCCGCCGGGATGCCGATCGATCTGACGGCCGGCGCGGCGGAGCAGGGCGTCGCGCGCGCCTCGACTGCGTTGAGATGA
- a CDS encoding nucleotide sugar dehydrogenase, producing MNVSIFGLGYVGTVCAACFTELGHQIIGVDKSVAKVDLIRGGRSPVVEPGISDKVARAVATGQLTATTDATEAIVNSDISMVCVGTPSSGNGNLDLTAIRQVAIEIGRGLRAKNAPHTVTIRSTVLPGTTRGTVGPLIEEASGNRIGRDFDLAFNPEFLREGSAIADFNAPSKTVVGAFNQETADRVMALYKDLPGAKITPPVETAELVKYVDNSWHALKVSFANEIGTIAKTLGIDGRDVMNIFMQDTRLNISPAYLRPGFAFGGSCLPKDVKALKHLAHSRGLSTPVLESILPSNDMIMSRGADWILSHEGRRIAFLGISFKAGTDDVRDSPFVRLVKSLRGERRDIRIYDPNVQLSQLIGANREFLMRNPELVGLLNDDVTATIEWADIIVLTTADPRFVAALTATRPDQVVLELSEIGLPEQVRAKVSGFHW from the coding sequence ATGAACGTCAGCATTTTCGGCCTCGGCTATGTCGGAACGGTCTGCGCCGCCTGCTTCACCGAGCTCGGCCATCAGATCATCGGCGTCGACAAGAGCGTTGCGAAGGTCGACCTGATCCGCGGAGGCAGATCGCCGGTCGTCGAGCCGGGCATCTCGGACAAGGTGGCGCGCGCGGTGGCAACCGGTCAGCTGACCGCGACCACCGACGCCACCGAAGCGATCGTCAACAGCGACATATCGATGGTCTGCGTCGGCACGCCCTCGTCCGGCAACGGCAATCTCGACCTGACCGCGATCCGACAGGTCGCGATCGAGATCGGCCGCGGACTGCGCGCCAAGAACGCACCGCACACCGTGACGATCCGCTCTACCGTGCTGCCCGGCACCACCCGCGGCACCGTCGGGCCGCTGATCGAGGAAGCCTCCGGCAACAGGATCGGACGCGACTTCGACCTCGCCTTCAATCCGGAGTTCCTGCGCGAGGGCAGCGCGATTGCGGATTTCAACGCGCCGTCCAAGACCGTGGTCGGCGCCTTCAACCAGGAAACCGCCGACCGCGTCATGGCGCTTTACAAGGACCTGCCGGGCGCCAAGATCACGCCGCCGGTCGAGACCGCGGAACTGGTGAAATATGTCGACAACAGCTGGCATGCGCTCAAGGTCAGCTTTGCCAACGAGATCGGCACGATCGCGAAGACGCTCGGCATCGACGGGCGCGACGTCATGAACATCTTCATGCAGGACACAAGGCTCAACATCTCGCCGGCCTATTTGCGGCCAGGCTTCGCCTTCGGCGGCTCGTGCCTGCCCAAGGACGTCAAGGCGCTGAAACACCTTGCACACAGCCGCGGACTGTCGACGCCGGTGCTCGAAAGCATCCTGCCGAGCAATGACATGATCATGTCGCGCGGCGCCGACTGGATCCTGTCGCATGAGGGCCGCCGCATCGCATTCCTCGGAATCAGCTTCAAGGCCGGCACCGACGATGTCCGCGACAGTCCCTTCGTGAGGCTGGTGAAGAGCCTGCGCGGCGAGCGGCGCGACATCCGGATCTACGACCCCAATGTGCAGCTGTCGCAACTGATCGGCGCCAACCGGGAATTCCTGATGCGCAATCCGGAGCTGGTCGGCCTGTTGAACGACGATGTGACCGCGACCATCGAGTGGGCCGACATTATCGTGCTGACGACGGCCGATCCGCGCTTCGTTGCGGCGCTGACTGCGACCCGTCCCGACCAGGTCGTGCTCGAACTGTCGGAGATCGGATTGCCCGAGCAGGTGCGCGCCAAAGTGAGCGGCTTTCACTGGTAG
- a CDS encoding glycosyltransferase family 4 protein — MSRAEPSPRRILIIVENLPVPFDRRVWCEATSLRKAGYEVSVICPKGRGHDESYECLEGIHIYRHPMPVEARGIAAYLIEYPVALFWETLLAIKVAWKHGFDVIQGCNPPDLIFLIGLLFKLGGKRFVFDHHDVNPELYEAKFGRRDFFWQLLRLVEYLTFKTASISIATNESYREIAIARGGMPANRVFVVRSGPNLDRVRSRPADPAWRRGRRYSVGYVGVIGQSEGIDLLLQSIGHIVHDLGRTDIQFNIAGTGPEWNAVVKLCEEMQLSDYVNFTGAIADDALFTMLSTADVCVNPDRVTPMNDISTMNKIMEYMALGRPIVQFDVREGRRSALDASLYAAKNDPRDFASKIITLIDDPSLRQSMGAFGRNRVERALSWTHEEPKLLAAYESLFAGTVPAQSRAPRAHAPAERPTSEPSSANAAAGRASS, encoded by the coding sequence ATGTCGAGAGCTGAACCATCACCGCGGCGGATCCTGATCATCGTCGAGAACCTTCCGGTTCCTTTCGATCGCAGGGTGTGGTGCGAAGCAACGTCGCTGCGCAAGGCGGGTTATGAAGTTTCGGTGATCTGCCCGAAGGGCCGCGGCCATGACGAATCCTACGAATGCCTCGAGGGCATTCACATCTACCGTCATCCGATGCCGGTGGAGGCGCGCGGGATCGCCGCCTACCTGATCGAATATCCGGTCGCACTGTTCTGGGAAACGCTGCTGGCGATCAAGGTGGCGTGGAAGCACGGCTTCGACGTGATCCAGGGCTGCAATCCCCCCGACCTCATCTTCCTGATCGGCCTGTTGTTCAAGCTCGGCGGCAAGCGCTTCGTGTTCGATCATCACGACGTCAATCCCGAGCTCTACGAAGCAAAATTCGGCCGCAGGGACTTCTTTTGGCAGCTGCTGCGGCTGGTCGAGTATCTCACCTTCAAGACGGCGAGCATCTCGATCGCGACCAACGAATCCTATCGCGAGATCGCGATCGCGCGCGGCGGCATGCCGGCCAACCGGGTTTTCGTGGTGCGATCCGGCCCCAATCTCGACCGGGTGCGTTCGCGGCCGGCCGATCCGGCCTGGCGCCGTGGCCGACGCTACAGCGTCGGCTATGTCGGCGTGATCGGCCAATCGGAAGGCATTGATCTCTTGCTGCAGTCGATCGGCCACATTGTGCACGATCTCGGCCGCACCGACATCCAGTTCAACATCGCCGGCACCGGGCCGGAGTGGAATGCGGTGGTCAAGCTCTGCGAGGAGATGCAGCTCTCCGACTACGTGAACTTCACCGGCGCCATCGCGGATGACGCGCTGTTCACGATGCTCTCGACCGCCGACGTCTGCGTCAATCCGGACCGCGTCACGCCGATGAACGACATCTCCACCATGAACAAGATCATGGAGTACATGGCGCTCGGACGGCCGATCGTTCAGTTCGACGTCCGCGAAGGCCGCCGCTCGGCGCTCGACGCCTCGCTCTATGCCGCGAAGAACGATCCGAGGGATTTCGCCAGCAAGATCATTACGTTGATCGACGATCCGTCATTGCGGCAGTCGATGGGGGCATTTGGCCGCAACCGCGTCGAGCGTGCGCTGTCGTGGACACATGAGGAGCCGAAGCTGCTTGCGGCCTATGAGTCGTTGTTTGCCGGGACGGTGCCCGCGCAAAGCCGTGCGCCGCGCGCGCATGCACCCGCCGAGCGGCCGACCTCGGAACCGTCCAGCGCGAACGCAGCCGCCGGGCGGGCATCGTCTTGA